ACGTATTTTCACTATTGTTGATCAAGACAGCTCTTCTCCTGATGTAACCTCAGTAACACTTACTTCTGAAAATGTACCTGAAGGCGTTTTCATGGTGGCTGACGTTGTTTTGTCACAAGCGACAACCTCAGAATTTGATCATTACATTCAATTAGTCACTAACAGTGAAAACCCTGCTTATAGTGCTCTAAATGAAGATTTTACTGGCCAACTAGAAATCAGTTTTAACCGTGGTATTTCATGGCAAAGTATAGGTTTGGTTGGTGAGTTAATTAAAGCTCGCATTTATGAAGGTGTTTCTGAGTATAAACTGCGTGCAAAAGTCTATTCAGACGGTGTTACAGAAGGAGCTGAAACTGCAGCAATTTCAATTTCAGCTTCTAGCGATGGCCTATTTGCTATTGAACGTCCATTTACTATAAATGACGCAGTAAAAAGTTGTCTACCTAAGGTCATGTACACTATCGCCTTACCAAACCCATTTAGCGAAGATGGTTATATGGACTTTGAGGTTGGCTACCGTTCAGAAGCAAAATGTGATGGTCAGTACAAATTTGAATTAGTAGAAACCAGTATTTCTTATGTTGATAAAGCAAAGAAAGGTGTCGATTTTAGTACTCTAGTTGATATAAAAGACATTAACTCTCGTGAGTTTGAGCAATTTGCTGTTGATGCAAGTGGCGTAGTAACAATTGATGTACCTAAAGGTTCTGCTGGTTTTGTAGTTCGTGTGTATGGTAAACCAGATGATATTATTGAAGGCCCTGAAGAGTTTTCAATTAATGCTTGGGCATCACCAGACCAATCAGATTTATTCTTTAAAGATATTACAATTTTAGATGGTGATAATATCACACCATCAACGTCACCAAATGTATCTCTGTTGTCGATTAATCCTAATCCTGCGGCTGAAGGTCAAACCGCTCGTATTACGGTTTCACTTGAAAAAGCGACCACAGTTATAGATAGCGTCCTAAATGTAAAATTTAATGATGTTGAAGCTATTAGCACTGAAGATTATAACAATATTGCTGCTGTTAGTTTTGATGTTGGTGCAACATGGCAAAGTGTTGATTTAAAATCTCAAGCTGCTTTGTTATTGCCAATAGGAACACAGACAGTATTAATCGATGTTGCTACAAAGACTGATGACGAGTTTGAAACCAGTGAAAGCACAATGTTTTCTGCTTGGGGTCAAGATGATCAAAGTGATTTTAAAACCCGTAAGTTAACTATCACAGATATGACAACCGCTTCGATATCTTTAAGCAGCGTAACTGGTAATGTAGTTGAAGGCCAACAAGTCGAATTATTACTTCGACTTAATCAAGCATTAAATGAAGATGCTACAATTTATTTTGCTCCCTATGATGGCACAGCTAAAGTTGGTCAAGATTTTTCAGCTTATAACTATACGATCACGTTAGAGGCAGGAAAAACAGATTACAGTATATTTATTAACACTACTGACGATCTTGATTTAGAAGATATTGAATATTTTGATGTACAAGTGACTGGCCTGGTAAATGTATCTGGTTCACAAACGTTACGTGTATTCATTAATGATAATGAGCAAACTCCAACCATGGACCAAGTTCGTGCTTTAGCTACTTCAGTTAAAGAAGGCGATGAAGCGAGTTTTGCTGTTTCGTTAACCCATGCTCTAAATGCTCCAACGTTAGTAAGTTTAAGCCTAACAGATGATTCAGCAAAAGCTGGTGATGATTTTGCTTCAATCGTCAATGTAAGCTTTGATAATGGCGTTACTTGGTCTTCAACAACGTTGCCAAACACGGTTGAAGTACCCGCTCAAGTATCAGAGTTCATTGTTAAGGTCACCACAATTCGTGACACTGAACGTGAGTCTACAGAAGAGTTTTCGTTAAAAGCTTGGACTACTTCTAATGCATCTGACATCGCTCAGGCGTCGGGCACTATTACAGATAACGGCGCGCCAATAGCAACTGATGATTCAGCTGAAGTTAATGAAGATAGTTTAGCTAACAATATTGATGTGCTCGGTAATGACAGCGATCCTGAAAATGACAAGTTGACAGTCGCTAGTGCAACATCAAACGAGGGTGTTGTTCAAATTAACATCAATGGCACATTGAACTTCCAGCCAGATACAAATTTTAATGGTATTGCAACGATCACTTATGTAGTCGTAGATGAATTTGGTGGTGAAGATACCGCTTATGTTTCAGTAAATGTAATACCTGTTAATGATGCGCCAATTGCTAGACCAGATTTAGCTAAAGTTTCTGAAGATAGCCAAGACAATATTATTGTAGTTTTATCGAATGATGAAGATATTGATAAAGATACTTTATCAGTAACGAGTGCCTCGGCTAATAATGGCACAGTCATTATTAATATTGATGGAACAGTTACTTATACGCCAAATGCTAATTTTACTGGCACTGATACCATTAGCTACAGTGTTTCTGATGGTAAGGGTGGTAGTGCTTCAAGTACAGTGACAGTTACAGTTGATAACCAAAACGATGCGCCAACAGCTGCACCATTTACAGCAATTGTTGATGAAGATAGCCTAAATAATGTCATTGATGTATCTGCTTATCTAGCCGATAACGACAACGATACTTTAACTTTATCAAGTCCTGCAGCTAATAACGGGGTAGTGACGGTAGTTGATAACGGTAAGTTAACTTATACACCAAAGCCTGGTTTTGTCGGCTCAGATACTATTACCTATACAGTAAGTGATGGTAAAGGTGGTACAGCACAAGGTGTGATTACAATGACAGTTAAAAATGTCAATGATGCACCTGTCGCTAAACCTAAGGCTGTCGAAGTTAACGAGAATAGTCAAAATAATATCATCACATTAGCAGACGTATTAGAAGATGCTGATAATGATGTATTAACAGTAACTAACATTTCTGCCCAGCACGGTACTGTAACGCTTCAAAATGGCCAACTAGTATATACACCGCAAGCTAGTTATTCTGGCGCTGATGAAATCACTTACACTGTCAGTGATGGCAAAGGGGGTAGTGCTCAAGGCTATGTTGAAGTAACTATCAAGCCTGTAAACGCAACTATTTCATTAATTGCAGTCAATGGCGCAAGCCGAGAAGAGGGCCAAACGGCAACATATCGTATTGTACTTAATCAAGCGATTTCAAATGATGCCACTATTGAAGTGCAAGTCACTAATGGCACAGCGTTTAAAGGTAGTGACTTTAGTTTCACCAATACCACAATGACAGTTCCAGCAGGTCAAACGTCAGTTGAATTTAATGTGGTTACCATTGAAGACTCAACCCATGAAGAGCTTGAAGATTATAATGTGAAAATTATCGCTAAATCTAACGCAACGGGTACTGCACAATTAAAAGCTGTGATTGTTGATGACGATTGTTTGCCAGCTGAATATACCCGTATAAACTACCGCTTCATCAGTGAGTCGGCAGGTTGGGATAACGATTGGGGTATTAAAGTCGATGGTAAATACACTAAATTGCTAGACGAGCGTGGTGCTTCAGGTTCTTTTGATGTCCCTCTTGGAAAAAATATCACCTATGTACTTGCTCGTGATGGTAAGTCAAATGATTTAACTACAGATTTCAAATGGAATGGAACTGATCAACGCTGGGAAGATACATACAGAGGTGATGCGGATTACAATGATTTTGTAGTTAATGTTACAACCGCCAAAGTATCGTATGGTTGTAAATAAGCGTTAATCTAGTCTGTTAGAGCCAGACTACTACTATTAAAAGCCAGTTATTAAACTGGCTTTTTTATTTTTTACTTATCCTTGAGTTTGTTTATATCTTAATAAAGTAAGGGAGAATGATTAAAGCAACTCCTGTAATTACCAGTATAAAAATATTCACAATAAAATATGGTACTATCAATAAGCCAATTCCCGCGAGTAATGGGACGACCGCGCGTTGTTTCTTACCATAAATAAAATAGCCTAAGCCAATCCCTCCAAATAAGATGCCCCACAGCAACTGAGCTGTTGTATCCATGACCTAACCCACTTTGTAATCGATTTTTTACTATGGCATTAATAATAAAAAATGTTAAGACGATAATTGTTTAACCAAAGGCTCGATTATTAAAGCCGTTATCCTAATCTCTGTAATGTTCGTTTTTATATTTGCAGTAAAAGCGTTAACCATTACATTAAAAATTATTAGCTTGAAGGTAATTAACCTTAATACTCGATAATAAATCTATTACAGCTAGCAATTTTGAGTTTTTCTGATAAAAAACTAACCCTATAATAAAACTGAGAAATTAAGGCTTAGTTCAGTTTCATAATGTGATACTGCAGTTGTTCATTTGAACACTTCCCTTATGAAACATTGTTGAT
This genomic stretch from Pseudoalteromonas tunicata harbors:
- a CDS encoding Ig-like domain-containing protein, with translation MKLKRLTCGVLLALGGQVQANEVCSSEVYGVNLNAGSSIVKITPTTGQFALHSSVLQYSDALAYQESTDRLYYVTKPVNGKPRLVYVDMATEQHVDVAATTGTYRLAFSPDGQTLWGSSEDTVFNINTNDGTVSNKVTLTGFATDADKLWGDIVFINDTLHIVTNKKLFAVDLAAGTVREVGMHNLSVTGSTIDSLGQLLVSSNAGNNKTDLYTLDPATAKPSLLSSINYRINDLATRTYVQPACTQLQDNVSSVEAIKNNSVEGQVLHARVHFEQPISTDTVTYLNIENASAQKNADFDRFVELSFDNGMTWTSVKNISTIATTDAFKGLSHFDVRIHSFKDGDIEGNENFVLEAWNEGQADKKSRIFTIVDQDSSSPDVTSVTLTSENVPEGVFMVADVVLSQATTSEFDHYIQLVTNSENPAYSALNEDFTGQLEISFNRGISWQSIGLVGELIKARIYEGVSEYKLRAKVYSDGVTEGAETAAISISASSDGLFAIERPFTINDAVKSCLPKVMYTIALPNPFSEDGYMDFEVGYRSEAKCDGQYKFELVETSISYVDKAKKGVDFSTLVDIKDINSREFEQFAVDASGVVTIDVPKGSAGFVVRVYGKPDDIIEGPEEFSINAWASPDQSDLFFKDITILDGDNITPSTSPNVSLLSINPNPAAEGQTARITVSLEKATTVIDSVLNVKFNDVEAISTEDYNNIAAVSFDVGATWQSVDLKSQAALLLPIGTQTVLIDVATKTDDEFETSESTMFSAWGQDDQSDFKTRKLTITDMTTASISLSSVTGNVVEGQQVELLLRLNQALNEDATIYFAPYDGTAKVGQDFSAYNYTITLEAGKTDYSIFINTTDDLDLEDIEYFDVQVTGLVNVSGSQTLRVFINDNEQTPTMDQVRALATSVKEGDEASFAVSLTHALNAPTLVSLSLTDDSAKAGDDFASIVNVSFDNGVTWSSTTLPNTVEVPAQVSEFIVKVTTIRDTERESTEEFSLKAWTTSNASDIAQASGTITDNGAPIATDDSAEVNEDSLANNIDVLGNDSDPENDKLTVASATSNEGVVQININGTLNFQPDTNFNGIATITYVVVDEFGGEDTAYVSVNVIPVNDAPIARPDLAKVSEDSQDNIIVVLSNDEDIDKDTLSVTSASANNGTVIINIDGTVTYTPNANFTGTDTISYSVSDGKGGSASSTVTVTVDNQNDAPTAAPFTAIVDEDSLNNVIDVSAYLADNDNDTLTLSSPAANNGVVTVVDNGKLTYTPKPGFVGSDTITYTVSDGKGGTAQGVITMTVKNVNDAPVAKPKAVEVNENSQNNIITLADVLEDADNDVLTVTNISAQHGTVTLQNGQLVYTPQASYSGADEITYTVSDGKGGSAQGYVEVTIKPVNATISLIAVNGASREEGQTATYRIVLNQAISNDATIEVQVTNGTAFKGSDFSFTNTTMTVPAGQTSVEFNVVTIEDSTHEELEDYNVKIIAKSNATGTAQLKAVIVDDDCLPAEYTRINYRFISESAGWDNDWGIKVDGKYTKLLDERGASGSFDVPLGKNITYVLARDGKSNDLTTDFKWNGTDQRWEDTYRGDADYNDFVVNVTTAKVSYGCK